The proteins below come from a single Gordonia pseudamarae genomic window:
- a CDS encoding helix-turn-helix domain-containing protein, which produces MVVAKKVPFPVRRASSDIGTQLALWRRMQNLTAQQVAERADISRDTLRRLERGDPGVTMASFLGVLRALGTLDRAVDALDPMQTDVGRVRAAESIPKRVRH; this is translated from the coding sequence GTGGTGGTGGCCAAGAAGGTGCCCTTCCCGGTGCGACGGGCGTCGTCGGATATCGGAACCCAACTCGCGCTCTGGCGACGTATGCAGAACCTCACGGCGCAGCAGGTCGCCGAACGTGCTGACATTTCCCGTGACACCCTGCGCCGGCTGGAACGCGGCGACCCCGGCGTGACGATGGCCTCGTTCCTCGGTGTGCTTCGAGCGCTCGGCACGCTCGACCGCGCTGTCGATGCCCTCGACCCGATGCAGACCGACGTCGGCCGCGTCCGCGCCGCCGAGTCGATCCCGAAGCGGGTGAGGCATTGA
- a CDS encoding DEAD/DEAH box helicase family protein — MSNFAFVRQTLPSVHEDCARAESYLHSDPRSACFYSRRVVEEVVGYLYDVLSLRIPYRDDLAAKIGDASFRTRVPHGITDKMTRIRKIANTAVHENRQIRPDVSLAVLREMFNVVVWASYHHSPHPTAVPLHAQFDPKLAARAAPLSREQFAQIAARFRSQDEARAKALAEKTELLAARDAEIAALQAQIAAAQATVAPDDRDYSESDTRDVFIDLLLHEAGWPLDQERDREYEVTGMPNATGKGVVDYVLWGADGRPLAVVEAKRTSKSPEVGQQQAALYADCLEERFGRRPVIFYTNGYEHRIWDDAGGYPPREIDGFYTADELELLIQRRRTRLPLTTAPANTDIAGRPYQVRAIKAVGDVFDRKQREALLVMATGAGKTRTVIALVDLLQKANWVKRVLFLADRTALVNQAASAFTAHLPGSTTVNLVTEKVTDGRVFVSTYPTMMNLIDDTVNGQRRFGPGYFDLIVIDEAHRSVYAKYGVIFDYFDSLLVGLTATPKDEVDHNTYRLFHLEDGVPTDAYSLDEAVDAGYLVPPKGISVSTQFLRSGIRYDDLSEEEKDQWDGLDWGEDGPPDEVGAEELNRFLFNEDTVDKVLSTLMTQGYKVAGGDRLGKTIIFAKSQKHAEFIEKRFNLAYPEYAGQFARVITHGTPYAQSLIDDFSVKDKAPHIAISVDMLDTGIDVPEVLNLVFFKQVRSKSKFWQMIGRGTRLCPEVFGPGEDKQDFVVFDFCGNLEYFGQDLPGSEGSIQKSLAQRLFETRLNLVTALGDAEPDLRAATVNGLHEIVAGMNLDNVVVRKHRKTVERFAQADAWAALTPDDADAALPLAGLPSSVRDDDEDAKRFDLVVLRRQLAQLNADMLAAEQLRVRIQDVAASLLGKTAIPSVAAQAELLESVAGDEWWIDVTLPMLEEARRKLRGLVRFIEKTSRNPVYTDFEDTIGDGVEVHLPGITPGTNFDRFRSKAEAYLREHLDNLALQRLRRNRQLTADDITELEQMLLAAGGQRGDIVFAGQQTGGLGVFVRGLVGLDRAAATEAFQHYLGGTTFTVEQVRFVNHIVDELTRNGVMEPDRLFESPYTDHGTPFDDDDLFTIADTLRRITASAMPQHVA, encoded by the coding sequence GTGAGCAACTTCGCGTTCGTCCGCCAGACATTGCCGTCGGTCCATGAGGATTGCGCGCGCGCCGAATCGTACCTGCACTCCGATCCGCGGTCGGCCTGCTTCTACTCGCGACGCGTGGTCGAGGAGGTCGTCGGCTATCTCTACGATGTGCTGTCGCTGCGGATCCCGTACCGGGACGACCTCGCGGCAAAGATCGGCGACGCCTCATTCAGAACGCGGGTACCGCACGGTATTACGGACAAGATGACGCGGATCCGCAAGATCGCGAACACCGCGGTGCACGAGAATCGGCAGATCCGTCCCGATGTGTCGCTGGCCGTGCTGCGAGAAATGTTCAACGTCGTGGTGTGGGCGTCCTACCACCACTCCCCGCACCCGACGGCGGTGCCGCTGCACGCACAGTTCGACCCGAAACTCGCCGCACGGGCCGCACCGTTGTCGCGGGAGCAGTTCGCGCAGATCGCGGCCAGGTTCAGGTCGCAGGACGAAGCGCGGGCCAAGGCGCTCGCCGAAAAGACCGAACTGCTCGCCGCGCGTGACGCCGAGATCGCGGCATTGCAAGCGCAGATCGCCGCCGCGCAGGCCACCGTCGCACCCGATGACCGCGACTACTCCGAATCCGATACCCGCGATGTGTTCATCGACCTGCTGCTGCACGAGGCGGGCTGGCCACTCGATCAGGAACGGGACCGCGAGTACGAGGTCACCGGCATGCCGAATGCCACCGGGAAAGGCGTCGTCGACTATGTGCTGTGGGGTGCCGACGGCCGCCCGCTGGCCGTGGTGGAAGCCAAGCGCACCTCCAAATCCCCGGAGGTCGGGCAGCAGCAAGCCGCGCTGTACGCCGACTGCCTCGAAGAACGGTTCGGCCGGCGGCCGGTGATCTTCTACACCAACGGATACGAACACCGCATCTGGGACGACGCGGGCGGCTACCCGCCCCGCGAGATCGACGGCTTCTACACCGCCGATGAACTCGAACTGCTCATCCAGCGCCGCCGCACCCGGCTGCCGCTGACTACCGCCCCCGCCAACACCGACATCGCCGGGCGTCCCTACCAGGTGCGCGCCATCAAAGCGGTCGGTGATGTGTTCGACCGCAAACAGCGTGAGGCCCTGCTGGTGATGGCCACCGGCGCGGGTAAGACCCGCACCGTCATCGCGCTCGTCGACCTGTTGCAGAAGGCCAACTGGGTCAAGCGGGTTCTGTTCCTGGCCGACCGCACCGCACTGGTCAACCAGGCCGCGAGCGCCTTCACGGCGCATCTGCCCGGGTCCACCACCGTCAACCTGGTCACCGAGAAGGTCACCGACGGCCGCGTCTTCGTATCCACCTATCCGACGATGATGAACCTCATCGACGACACGGTCAACGGCCAACGACGTTTCGGCCCCGGCTATTTCGATCTCATCGTGATCGATGAGGCACACCGGTCGGTGTACGCCAAGTACGGCGTGATCTTCGACTACTTCGACTCATTGCTGGTGGGGCTGACCGCCACCCCCAAGGACGAGGTGGACCACAACACCTACCGGCTGTTCCATCTCGAGGACGGTGTGCCCACCGACGCTTACAGTCTCGACGAGGCCGTCGACGCCGGATACCTGGTTCCGCCGAAAGGAATCAGCGTGAGCACCCAGTTCTTGCGGTCGGGTATCCGCTACGACGACCTGTCCGAGGAGGAAAAAGACCAATGGGACGGGCTCGACTGGGGCGAGGACGGACCACCCGACGAGGTGGGCGCCGAAGAACTCAACCGGTTCCTGTTCAACGAGGACACCGTCGACAAGGTGCTGTCGACGCTGATGACGCAGGGCTACAAGGTCGCCGGCGGGGACCGACTCGGTAAAACCATCATCTTCGCGAAAAGCCAGAAACATGCCGAGTTCATCGAAAAGCGTTTCAATCTGGCCTATCCCGAGTATGCCGGGCAGTTCGCCCGCGTCATCACCCACGGCACCCCGTACGCGCAATCGCTCATCGACGACTTCTCCGTCAAGGACAAGGCACCGCATATCGCGATCAGCGTCGACATGCTCGACACCGGCATCGACGTACCCGAAGTGCTCAACCTGGTGTTCTTCAAGCAGGTGCGATCCAAGTCGAAGTTCTGGCAGATGATCGGCCGCGGTACCCGGCTGTGCCCCGAGGTGTTCGGTCCGGGCGAGGACAAGCAGGACTTCGTGGTGTTCGACTTCTGCGGCAACCTCGAGTACTTCGGCCAAGACCTACCCGGATCCGAAGGCAGTATTCAGAAGTCGTTGGCACAGAGACTATTTGAGACCCGACTGAATCTGGTGACAGCGCTCGGCGACGCCGAACCCGACCTCAGGGCGGCCACCGTCAACGGGCTGCACGAGATCGTCGCCGGCATGAACCTCGACAATGTCGTGGTGCGCAAACACCGCAAGACCGTCGAACGGTTCGCCCAGGCCGACGCATGGGCCGCGCTCACCCCCGACGACGCCGACGCGGCGCTCCCCCTGGCGGGGTTGCCGTCGTCGGTGCGCGACGACGACGAAGACGCCAAACGATTCGACCTGGTGGTGTTGCGCCGCCAACTCGCCCAACTCAACGCCGATATGCTTGCCGCCGAACAGCTTCGGGTCCGCATCCAGGATGTGGCGGCCAGCCTGCTCGGCAAGACCGCGATACCGTCGGTCGCCGCGCAGGCGGAGCTGCTGGAGTCGGTGGCCGGTGACGAATGGTGGATCGACGTCACCCTCCCGATGCTCGAAGAAGCCCGCAGAAAGCTCCGCGGACTGGTCCGGTTCATCGAGAAGACCTCCCGCAACCCGGTGTATACCGACTTCGAGGACACCATCGGCGACGGCGTCGAGGTACATCTGCCCGGTATCACCCCCGGCACCAACTTCGACCGGTTCCGGTCGAAAGCCGAAGCGTACCTGCGTGAGCACCTCGACAACCTTGCCCTGCAACGGCTGCGCCGCAACCGGCAGCTCACCGCCGACGACATCACCGAACTCGAGCAGATGCTGCTCGCCGCCGGCGGGCAGCGAGGCGACATCGTGTTTGCCGGGCAGCAGACCGGTGGGCTGGGAGTGTTCGTGCGCGGCCTCGTCGGACTCGACCGCGCCGCCGCCACCGAAGCGTTCCAGCATTATCTGGGCGGCACCACGTTCACCGTCGAGCAGGTGCGGTTCGTCAACCACATCGTCGACGAACTGACCCGCAACGGTGTCATGGAACCCGACCGGCTGTTCGAATCGCCGTACACCGATCACGGCACGCCGTTCGACGACGACGACCTGTTCACCATCGCTGACACCCTGCGCCGAATCACCGCCTCGGCGATGCCCCAACACGTGGCGTAG
- a CDS encoding PIG-L family deacetylase — MGHRLLFVHAHPDDESLWTGGTIARHVAAGGDADLIVCTWAPGTSRHSEVVAAARILGLPRPPIALGYADDRIPASAPGAPRFCDVRLDTQVREMVEIIRRLRPDALVTYDPIGVYGHQDHIHAHRLADAAARAAAVPNIYRRLGDPWQIKSIYEVTTAAWMVDILWEHVFDDMAVDRLQATPDLDIDVRVDIESPAIVDRKEAAIQAHHTELDRSRAMKALMSLPTDIRRTLLATECYRRRDLVPGGVDLL; from the coding sequence GTGGGCCACCGACTGCTGTTCGTACACGCGCATCCCGATGACGAGTCCCTGTGGACGGGCGGCACCATCGCCAGGCATGTGGCGGCCGGCGGCGACGCCGATCTGATCGTGTGCACGTGGGCTCCCGGTACCAGCCGTCATTCGGAGGTGGTGGCGGCCGCCCGGATTCTCGGTCTGCCCCGGCCACCGATCGCGCTCGGCTACGCCGACGACCGGATCCCCGCGTCGGCACCCGGGGCACCCCGATTCTGCGACGTGCGGCTCGATACCCAGGTCCGCGAGATGGTGGAGATCATCCGCCGGCTGCGCCCGGACGCGCTGGTCACCTACGACCCGATCGGCGTGTACGGGCATCAGGACCACATCCACGCGCACCGCCTCGCCGACGCCGCCGCACGCGCCGCCGCCGTCCCCAACATCTATCGGCGTCTGGGCGATCCGTGGCAGATCAAGTCGATCTACGAGGTCACCACGGCGGCCTGGATGGTCGACATCCTGTGGGAGCACGTGTTCGACGACATGGCGGTGGACCGCCTGCAGGCCACCCCGGACCTCGACATCGACGTACGCGTCGACATCGAGTCGCCCGCGATCGTCGACCGTAAGGAGGCCGCGATCCAGGCCCACCACACCGAACTGGACCGCAGCCGGGCGATGAAGGCGCTGATGAGTCTGCCCACCGATATCCGCCGCACGCTGCTGGCCACCGAGTGTTATCGCCGCCGCGATCTCGTCCCGGGCGGCGTTGACCTGCTCTGA
- a CDS encoding restriction endonuclease — protein MTTAPTWDQYMAPSLRVLSDGEVHRARQIVEQAADELSLTPEQREVVIPSGKQQFHNRGLWALSYLARANAVERPSRGQYRITDAGRALLSRHPQEITERDLRSLSEYDGFGRPRRTTNSPALIPVDSDTAPDDAPNLDPVEMIAQGMAQIVDDVSDQLLQRILANEPVFFEQAVLDLLMAMGYGGAEGTATRTALSNDGGIDGIIDQDALGLSRIYVQAKRYSADNAVGREAIQAFVGALAGNQANQGVFITTSRFSRSAVDYADSIGTRVILIDGKRLAKLMIRYGVGVQVKQRLEIIEIDEDFFE, from the coding sequence ATGACCACAGCACCCACCTGGGATCAGTACATGGCTCCGTCGTTGCGTGTGCTGTCGGACGGCGAGGTGCACCGTGCCCGGCAGATTGTCGAGCAGGCTGCCGACGAGCTCAGCCTGACGCCTGAGCAGCGCGAGGTTGTGATCCCGTCCGGGAAACAGCAATTCCACAATCGTGGTCTGTGGGCATTGTCCTATCTCGCGCGGGCGAACGCTGTCGAGCGACCCTCGCGTGGCCAGTACCGAATCACCGACGCCGGTCGGGCGCTACTGTCCCGCCACCCGCAAGAGATCACCGAGAGGGACCTGCGATCGCTATCCGAGTACGACGGATTCGGTCGTCCGCGGCGCACCACGAATTCGCCGGCGCTGATACCCGTAGATTCCGACACAGCGCCCGACGACGCGCCGAATCTCGATCCGGTGGAGATGATCGCCCAGGGTATGGCTCAGATCGTCGATGATGTCTCCGATCAGTTGCTGCAGCGGATTCTGGCCAACGAACCTGTGTTCTTCGAGCAGGCGGTCCTCGATCTGTTGATGGCGATGGGGTATGGCGGCGCCGAAGGCACTGCGACCCGCACCGCGTTGTCCAATGACGGTGGTATCGACGGAATCATCGACCAGGACGCCCTTGGCCTGTCGCGGATCTATGTGCAGGCCAAACGCTACAGCGCCGATAACGCCGTCGGCCGTGAAGCCATTCAGGCGTTCGTGGGTGCGTTGGCCGGCAATCAGGCGAACCAAGGTGTCTTCATCACCACCAGCCGGTTCTCACGATCGGCCGTCGACTACGCCGACTCGATCGGCACCCGCGTCATCCTGATCGACGGAAAACGTCTCGCGAAGCTGATGATCCGCTACGGCGTCGGTGTTCAAGTCAAGCAACGTCTGGAGATCATCGAGATCGACGAAGACTTCTTCGAATAG
- a CDS encoding PIN domain nuclease produces MGDSGRWLIDKSAYARLRLSPDELTWVDRIQRGLVYVATPTLLEIGYSVRSGDEWERFQKHPPVSEMPTALFSERVDSRALEVQGLLARRGHHRAAKVPDLLIAAIAELSDLTVLHADKDFELIADITGQPMERLTGDF; encoded by the coding sequence ATGGGCGACTCCGGGAGGTGGCTGATCGACAAATCGGCCTACGCGCGACTGCGACTATCCCCCGATGAACTGACGTGGGTCGACCGCATCCAGCGCGGGCTTGTATATGTCGCAACACCCACACTCCTGGAGATCGGGTACTCAGTCCGTAGCGGTGATGAATGGGAGCGCTTCCAGAAGCACCCGCCCGTCTCCGAAATGCCTACCGCACTGTTCTCCGAACGCGTGGACAGCAGAGCACTCGAAGTGCAAGGGCTCCTTGCCCGGCGCGGACACCACCGCGCGGCCAAAGTGCCCGACCTGCTCATCGCCGCGATTGCCGAGCTGTCGGATCTGACGGTGCTGCACGCCGACAAGGATTTCGAGCTGATCGCCGACATCACCGGCCAACCGATGGAACGACTGACAGGGGATTTCTGA
- the vapB gene encoding type II toxin-antitoxin system VapB family antitoxin: MTDILIRNVDDDDLRHIDALAAELGLSRTELLRRETKELARRHARSQVTVDDVRRSVDLARGALDEDLMRQAWGH, from the coding sequence ATGACGGACATTCTGATCCGGAACGTCGATGACGATGATCTGCGACATATCGACGCACTTGCCGCTGAGCTCGGACTCTCGCGCACCGAACTGCTACGACGCGAAACGAAAGAGCTGGCCAGACGTCATGCCCGGAGCCAGGTGACCGTCGACGATGTTCGCCGATCCGTCGATCTCGCGCGGGGAGCCCTGGACGAGGATCTCATGCGGCAGGCGTGGGGACACTGA
- a CDS encoding type I restriction-modification system subunit M: MITGELKSKIDRIWDSFWSGGISNPLEVIEQLTYLLFIRRLDDVQILAEQKSRITGKPLDNPVFSPDEAHLRWSEFKNTSPEVMHHTVANHVFPLLRSMGDGTTYSEHMRDARFTIPTPALLSKVVDMLDDIPMADRDTNGDLYEYLLSKIAAAGVNGQFRTPRHIIDLMVKMTAPGPADEICDPACGTAGFLVAASEFIRDTHSDALLDAKQRNHFHKSMFHGYDFDSTMLRIGSMNMLQHGIESPDIRYRDSLSEGASEDAEKYTLILANPPFAGSLDYEATSKDLQRVVKTKKTELLFLALFLKLLKPGGRAAVIVPDGVLFGSSKAHKTLRQIIVDDQKLDAVVKLPSGVFRPYAGVSTAILFFTKTNSGGTDNVWFYDVRADGFSLDDKRNPVDANDLPDVLARWQNLAAEVDRAPTDQSFLVPKADIVAQGYDLSLNRYKEIEYDEVEHRPPLDIIADIEKLDAEITQGIADLKAMLS, from the coding sequence GTGATCACCGGTGAGCTCAAAAGCAAGATCGACCGCATCTGGGACTCGTTCTGGTCCGGCGGCATCTCCAACCCGCTGGAGGTGATCGAACAGCTCACCTACCTGCTGTTCATCCGCCGCCTCGACGACGTCCAGATCCTCGCCGAGCAGAAGTCCCGGATCACCGGCAAGCCTCTCGACAACCCCGTGTTCTCCCCGGATGAGGCTCATCTGCGGTGGAGCGAGTTCAAGAACACCTCCCCGGAGGTGATGCACCACACCGTCGCCAACCACGTGTTCCCGCTGCTGCGGTCGATGGGCGATGGCACCACCTACAGCGAGCACATGCGCGATGCCCGGTTCACCATCCCCACCCCGGCACTGCTGTCCAAGGTTGTCGACATGCTCGACGACATTCCGATGGCCGACCGCGACACCAACGGCGACCTGTACGAGTACCTGCTGTCGAAGATCGCCGCCGCCGGGGTGAACGGCCAGTTCCGCACGCCCCGCCACATCATCGACCTGATGGTGAAGATGACCGCCCCCGGCCCTGCGGACGAGATCTGCGATCCGGCGTGCGGCACGGCCGGGTTCCTGGTGGCGGCCAGCGAGTTCATCCGCGACACCCACTCCGATGCTCTCCTGGATGCCAAGCAGCGCAACCATTTCCACAAGTCGATGTTCCACGGCTACGACTTCGACTCCACCATGCTGCGGATCGGGTCGATGAACATGCTGCAGCACGGCATCGAGTCTCCCGACATCCGCTACCGCGACTCCCTCTCCGAGGGCGCCAGTGAGGACGCCGAGAAGTACACGCTGATCCTGGCCAATCCCCCGTTCGCGGGCTCCCTCGACTACGAGGCCACCAGCAAAGACCTCCAACGGGTGGTCAAAACCAAGAAGACCGAACTACTGTTCCTCGCCCTGTTCCTCAAGCTTCTCAAGCCGGGCGGCCGGGCGGCGGTCATCGTCCCCGACGGTGTCCTGTTCGGATCATCGAAGGCGCACAAGACCCTGCGCCAGATCATCGTCGACGACCAGAAACTCGACGCCGTCGTCAAACTCCCCTCCGGCGTCTTCCGCCCCTACGCGGGTGTCTCCACGGCGATCCTGTTCTTCACCAAAACCAACTCCGGCGGCACCGACAACGTCTGGTTCTACGACGTCCGGGCCGACGGCTTCTCCCTCGACGACAAACGCAATCCCGTCGACGCCAACGACCTACCCGACGTGCTCGCCCGCTGGCAGAACCTGGCCGCCGAGGTTGATCGGGCCCCCACCGACCAGTCGTTCCTGGTACCCAAAGCCGACATCGTCGCCCAAGGCTACGACTTGTCGTTGAACCGCTACAAAGAAATCGAATACGACGAAGTCGAACACCGCCCACCCCTCGATATCATCGCCGACATCGAAAAACTCGACGCCGAAATCACCCAGGGCATCGCCGACTTGAAAGCGATGCTGTCGTGA
- a CDS encoding restriction endonuclease subunit S, which yields MKSIRLEEVCEINIGRTPARAEPTFWGTGHHWLSIADMNQGLSITHTKEQITAEGARAGKIVRPGTVLLSFKLSIGKVGIASIPLYTNEAIAALPIKDPNKLDSRYLMRALQAMNLADGSNRAAMGAVLNKRTLASIRIPLPPLPEQRRIAAILDHADSLRTKRRQVLTHLDSLIQSIFHDMFGGSSRQTVRLEDVAIVSSGITKGRKTSEATNLTPYLAVANVQAGHLKMDAVKEIPATVAEIQRYALQDGDLVLTEGGDPDKLGRGTVWRSQLPLCLHQNHIFRVRPDVRLVLPDYLAASLASPELKSYFLRSAKQTTGIASINMTQLRAAPVPIPSMSQQLQFLTLSAAIESQRLAVQHLLSADDELFASLQSRAFRGEL from the coding sequence GTGAAATCAATACGACTCGAGGAAGTTTGTGAGATAAACATCGGCCGTACGCCTGCACGTGCCGAACCCACCTTTTGGGGCACCGGTCACCACTGGCTGTCTATCGCTGACATGAACCAGGGTCTCTCGATAACTCACACAAAGGAACAGATAACAGCCGAGGGTGCCAGAGCGGGGAAAATTGTACGCCCCGGCACCGTCCTCCTATCCTTCAAGCTCAGCATCGGCAAAGTTGGTATCGCCAGCATCCCCTTATATACAAATGAGGCGATCGCCGCCCTACCGATCAAAGATCCAAATAAGCTCGATTCGCGATACCTAATGCGTGCGCTACAAGCAATGAATCTCGCCGACGGATCCAACCGCGCAGCAATGGGAGCCGTGCTGAACAAGCGAACACTCGCCAGTATTCGCATCCCTCTCCCTCCCCTCCCCGAACAACGCCGCATCGCCGCAATCCTCGACCACGCCGACTCCCTCCGCACCAAACGCCGCCAAGTCCTCACCCACCTCGACTCCCTCATCCAGTCCATATTCCACGACATGTTTGGTGGGAGTTCTCGCCAAACCGTCCGTTTGGAGGATGTCGCTATTGTCTCATCGGGAATCACGAAGGGACGTAAGACGAGCGAGGCAACCAATCTGACTCCATATCTCGCAGTGGCCAACGTCCAGGCAGGTCACCTGAAAATGGATGCTGTAAAAGAGATTCCAGCGACAGTTGCGGAGATACAGCGCTACGCCTTACAGGACGGTGACCTTGTGCTCACGGAAGGCGGCGATCCGGATAAGCTTGGCCGAGGAACAGTCTGGCGAAGTCAGCTACCGCTCTGCCTACATCAGAACCATATATTTCGAGTACGACCAGACGTGCGATTGGTACTCCCCGATTACCTCGCCGCAAGTCTCGCTAGCCCTGAATTGAAGTCGTATTTCCTGCGCAGCGCAAAACAGACCACTGGGATCGCCTCCATCAACATGACTCAGCTCCGGGCGGCTCCAGTTCCAATACCCTCCATGTCGCAGCAACTCCAATTCCTGACACTGAGCGCTGCTATTGAGTCTCAGCGGCTAGCGGTACAGCACCTACTCTCCGCCGACGACGAACTCTTCGCGTCCCTTCAATCCCGAGCTTTCCGAGGAGAACTATGA
- a CDS encoding type II toxin-antitoxin system HipA family toxin: protein MTDLDVFVDVGGDPVRAGVAYFTPRRSGVATTFTYDPTYLADATAADLEPGLPRVGGQQYVDGLPGAFADSSPDRWGRNLIDKRRRAAQRETPQRLPAATAIDYLVGVSDITRQGGLRFTGRDDPDGFLAPGHDVPKLVSLPALLDAADHVVRSGAHTAGDLDAVKSLLDAGSGSLGGARPKASVRADDGRLLIAKFPHQGDEWDVMAWEKTALDLAEAAGITVPPRRLTKVGPRSVLLLERFDRSGSTRIGYISAMTLLGARDGDERDYADIAEALPAYGASVRRDLAELFRRVVFNVAIHNTDDHLRNHGFLRAKGGWSLSPVFDVNPEPDLGKRRVTGIVGSVDDEPAALAAFADECRLTPEQARAQVREVVAAVAAWREVSARNGIGPGEAGLFAEVVDHGLARLEGA, encoded by the coding sequence TTGACCGACCTGGACGTCTTCGTCGACGTCGGTGGCGACCCGGTTCGCGCCGGCGTCGCGTACTTCACCCCACGCAGGAGCGGCGTCGCCACTACGTTCACCTACGACCCGACCTATTTAGCCGACGCCACTGCTGCGGACCTCGAACCGGGTTTGCCCAGGGTAGGTGGTCAGCAGTACGTCGACGGCCTACCTGGCGCATTTGCAGATTCGTCTCCAGACCGCTGGGGACGCAACCTGATCGACAAACGCCGTCGTGCGGCGCAGCGTGAAACACCGCAACGACTGCCCGCCGCGACGGCGATCGACTATCTGGTCGGTGTCAGCGACATCACCCGTCAGGGCGGCCTGCGTTTCACCGGGCGTGACGATCCGGACGGTTTCCTTGCACCCGGGCATGACGTGCCCAAACTCGTCTCCTTGCCTGCCCTGCTGGATGCCGCAGACCACGTCGTTCGGTCCGGCGCGCATACCGCAGGCGACCTCGACGCGGTAAAGAGCCTGCTCGATGCAGGGTCGGGGTCCCTCGGCGGTGCCCGGCCCAAAGCTTCGGTGCGCGCCGACGACGGCCGCCTGCTGATCGCCAAGTTCCCGCACCAAGGCGACGAATGGGACGTTATGGCATGGGAGAAGACCGCTCTCGATCTCGCCGAGGCCGCCGGGATCACCGTTCCTCCGCGGAGGCTGACCAAGGTCGGTCCACGCAGCGTGCTGCTTCTGGAACGGTTCGATCGGTCCGGATCGACGCGGATCGGCTATATCTCGGCGATGACTCTCCTCGGAGCCCGCGACGGCGACGAACGCGACTACGCCGACATTGCCGAGGCGCTGCCCGCCTACGGGGCGTCGGTGCGACGCGACCTCGCCGAACTGTTCCGGCGCGTCGTCTTCAATGTCGCGATCCACAACACTGACGACCACCTGCGCAATCACGGCTTCTTGCGCGCCAAGGGCGGGTGGTCGCTGAGTCCTGTGTTTGACGTCAACCCCGAACCGGACCTCGGAAAGCGCCGGGTGACCGGCATAGTCGGCAGCGTCGACGACGAGCCGGCGGCGCTTGCGGCGTTTGCCGACGAGTGCCGACTGACCCCGGAGCAGGCCCGGGCGCAGGTGCGGGAGGTTGTCGCCGCCGTGGCGGCGTGGCGAGAAGTGTCGGCGCGCAACGGGATCGGTCCGGGCGAGGCCGGCCTCTTCGCGGAAGTTGTCGATCACGGCCTCGCGCGTCTCGAAGGAGCATGA